Proteins co-encoded in one Desulfitobacterium hafniense DCB-2 genomic window:
- the rimI gene encoding ribosomal protein S18-alanine N-acetyltransferase, with translation MKYCTMMKTAQILTIALGENGKLLGETQISLYQAPTVDFKTLLAGLLHGLGSQLTDMDFAGIVKAAYSPEVGESEVGKKLHLLVTELKIPLISVWSLDMLGWAAQDCEKGLAVIQNLAQSLWFKASYQWDSCRQIPVCLEEPHILTTEELRKEVELEDNRILVSGDALPAAEYLKNKERSLPGYYQWHYGLYSVQAVWHQWLESGPDEKFFSLYKIQEKTKARELSAHGSLIMRMMCEEDLKDVMKIELRSFPSPWSPLAFVTELRHNEDAYYFCLYSYGILLGYLGVWLIFDEGYITRLAIHPDFRAKGHGSYLIRQVLEWMKPRGVKRLNLEIRSSNTLACSFYKKLGFLPRATKQAYYTDPPEDAMVMTLDLNCP, from the coding sequence ATGAAATATTGCACAATGATGAAGACCGCTCAAATACTGACGATTGCCTTGGGCGAGAATGGAAAACTGTTGGGAGAAACACAAATTTCTCTTTACCAGGCTCCCACGGTGGATTTTAAAACGCTCTTGGCAGGATTGCTGCATGGATTGGGTTCACAGCTGACGGATATGGACTTTGCAGGTATTGTGAAAGCCGCTTATTCACCAGAAGTGGGGGAATCAGAAGTGGGTAAAAAGCTGCATCTTCTGGTCACTGAATTGAAAATCCCTTTGATCAGTGTTTGGTCTTTGGATATGTTAGGGTGGGCGGCTCAGGATTGTGAAAAGGGGCTGGCGGTCATCCAAAACCTGGCTCAATCCCTGTGGTTTAAAGCCAGCTATCAATGGGATTCCTGCCGGCAGATTCCGGTGTGTTTGGAGGAGCCCCATATTCTGACCACTGAAGAGCTAAGGAAAGAAGTGGAGTTGGAAGACAACCGAATTTTGGTTAGTGGGGATGCCCTGCCTGCTGCAGAGTATTTAAAAAATAAGGAGAGGAGTCTTCCGGGTTATTATCAATGGCATTACGGACTATACAGCGTTCAAGCAGTTTGGCATCAATGGCTGGAATCAGGTCCCGACGAAAAATTTTTTTCACTGTATAAAATCCAGGAAAAAACCAAGGCAAGAGAATTATCTGCCCATGGTTCTTTAATCATGCGCATGATGTGTGAAGAGGATCTCAAAGATGTGATGAAAATCGAACTAAGATCCTTTCCCTCGCCATGGTCGCCGTTAGCTTTTGTAACAGAACTCAGGCATAACGAAGATGCTTACTACTTTTGCCTGTATTCCTATGGCATACTTCTGGGTTATCTGGGCGTATGGCTGATTTTTGATGAAGGGTATATCACAAGATTAGCCATACATCCTGACTTCCGGGCCAAAGGGCATGGCTCATATCTTATCAGGCAAGTGCTGGAATGGATGAAACCCCGTGGGGTGAAGCGCTTAAATTTGGAAATCCGCTCCTCAAATACACTTGCCTGCAGCTTCTATAAGAAGCTAGGATTCTTGCCCCGAGCTACCAAGCAAGCATATTACACCGATCCGCCTGAAGATGCTATGGTGATGACTTTGGATCTTAATTGTCCGTAG
- a CDS encoding molybdopterin-dependent oxidoreductase, whose amino-acid sequence MINKYSKDLYKEDWRWQEGEYEVTRTSVWTGPGCHNGCGVLCYTKDGKLEKIEGDPNFSYNQGRLCLRCINMVEQIYNNDRLKWPLMRVGKKGENKWKRVSWDEAYDWIEAKHKEISQKTGPQGIVSLVGTGRNCMWQPAMITRAVFGSPNLSFGFLSADSCYQPRMTANLIKQGDCWVLDASQFHPLRYDNPEWKVPEVVVVWGNEPLASNGDGFVGHWLVDLMKLGTKLIVIDPALTWLAAKADLWLKIRPGTDCALALGFLNVIINEDLYDHDFVEQWTYGFDELVERVQEYSVEKAAEITWIPKEQITEAARMYAKAKPAGIQWGLAIDMQIAGMEASAAISDMVAITGNLDVPGGNILLRYAYNSSKKYGCGLECISEEMLQKRIGTYESAIHESGYTPFIPPDKLLETMESGKPYPVQMLWVHGSNPIANMAGEAPRVYAAWKNVPYTVVVDYYMTPTAVAFADLVLPAAMSVERDSYRSWWQPLRAITKAAEPYFESKADEQIVLDLGKRINPEYFNKYKDVRDLLTDMLYDDGNGVDYDFEALTHKVYDWWDWNHTYKKYEKGLLRQDGQPGFVTATGLYEVSSPLFDVWGFDPLPHHMEPYEGPYSTPELMKEYPFILTTGHRQIGLFHSEHRQLPTMREVHPQPEMDINPETAQKLGLQEGDWAWIENKRGKCKQQVKFNYGLDPKVVRARHGWWFPEKEGAEPVLFGVFDSNSNNLTTMGVHGPTHYGAPYKSTICKVYKVEPENDQVTPTEIVTRLGGFGYVKR is encoded by the coding sequence ATGATTAACAAGTATAGCAAGGATCTTTACAAAGAGGATTGGCGCTGGCAAGAAGGGGAATATGAAGTCACCCGCACCTCGGTCTGGACAGGACCCGGTTGTCACAACGGCTGCGGTGTTCTCTGCTACACCAAAGACGGTAAATTGGAAAAAATCGAAGGTGATCCCAATTTCAGCTATAACCAAGGCAGACTATGCCTGCGCTGTATTAACATGGTGGAACAAATCTACAACAACGATCGCCTGAAATGGCCGCTCATGAGAGTTGGGAAAAAAGGCGAGAATAAATGGAAACGGGTTTCCTGGGATGAAGCTTACGACTGGATTGAAGCAAAGCATAAAGAAATCTCACAGAAAACAGGTCCCCAAGGCATCGTATCTTTAGTCGGAACCGGCCGCAATTGCATGTGGCAGCCGGCGATGATTACCCGCGCCGTATTCGGCAGCCCTAACCTTTCCTTTGGCTTCCTCAGCGCCGACTCCTGCTACCAGCCCCGGATGACAGCCAATCTGATTAAGCAGGGAGACTGCTGGGTTCTCGATGCTTCCCAGTTTCATCCCTTGCGGTATGACAACCCTGAATGGAAAGTACCGGAAGTCGTTGTCGTCTGGGGGAATGAGCCCTTAGCCTCCAATGGGGATGGCTTTGTCGGGCACTGGCTGGTTGATTTAATGAAACTGGGCACCAAACTGATTGTGATTGACCCCGCCTTGACTTGGCTGGCAGCTAAAGCCGATCTATGGTTGAAAATCCGGCCCGGTACCGATTGTGCCTTGGCTCTGGGTTTCCTCAATGTCATCATCAACGAAGACCTTTATGACCATGATTTTGTGGAGCAGTGGACTTACGGCTTTGATGAACTGGTCGAGCGGGTTCAGGAATATTCTGTGGAAAAAGCAGCGGAAATTACCTGGATTCCTAAAGAGCAAATCACAGAAGCCGCTCGTATGTATGCTAAAGCCAAACCCGCAGGAATTCAATGGGGTCTGGCCATCGACATGCAAATTGCCGGTATGGAAGCCTCTGCAGCCATTTCGGATATGGTCGCAATTACAGGAAACCTGGATGTTCCCGGCGGCAATATTCTCCTTCGCTATGCTTATAACAGTTCGAAAAAATATGGCTGCGGCCTTGAATGCATTTCTGAAGAAATGCTGCAAAAACGGATTGGAACTTATGAATCTGCCATCCACGAATCCGGATATACACCGTTTATTCCGCCTGATAAACTTCTGGAGACCATGGAATCCGGCAAACCTTACCCGGTTCAAATGCTTTGGGTTCACGGCAGCAATCCTATCGCCAATATGGCCGGTGAAGCGCCCAGAGTTTATGCGGCCTGGAAGAACGTGCCTTATACGGTTGTGGTCGATTACTATATGACACCTACTGCAGTGGCCTTTGCCGACTTAGTCCTGCCGGCAGCCATGAGCGTGGAACGCGATAGCTACCGATCCTGGTGGCAGCCTTTAAGAGCCATTACCAAAGCAGCCGAACCCTATTTTGAGAGCAAAGCCGATGAACAGATCGTGCTGGATCTGGGCAAGCGGATCAATCCTGAATACTTTAACAAGTACAAAGACGTTCGTGATCTGCTCACCGATATGCTCTACGATGATGGCAACGGTGTGGACTATGACTTTGAAGCATTGACCCATAAAGTCTATGACTGGTGGGACTGGAACCATACCTACAAGAAATATGAAAAAGGCCTGTTGCGCCAGGACGGGCAGCCGGGCTTTGTTACTGCGACAGGGTTATATGAAGTTTCTTCGCCTTTGTTTGATGTTTGGGGATTTGATCCGCTGCCCCACCATATGGAGCCCTATGAAGGGCCTTACTCCACTCCTGAACTCATGAAGGAGTATCCCTTCATTCTGACCACAGGACACCGGCAGATTGGGCTGTTCCACTCTGAACACCGCCAGCTCCCCACGATGCGGGAAGTTCATCCCCAGCCTGAGATGGACATTAATCCGGAAACAGCGCAAAAACTCGGTCTTCAGGAAGGTGATTGGGCCTGGATTGAAAATAAACGGGGTAAATGCAAACAGCAGGTTAAATTTAATTATGGGCTGGATCCCAAAGTGGTCAGGGCGCGTCATGGCTGGTGGTTTCCCGAAAAGGAAGGTGCGGAGCCGGTCCTGTTTGGAGTATTTGACAGTAACTCGAACAACTTAACCACCATGGGAGTCCATGGTCCGACCCATTATGGTGCTCCTTATAAATCCACGATCTGCAAGGTTTACAAGGTTGAGCCTGAGAATGATCAAGTAACGCCCACTGAAATTGTGACAAGGTTAGGGGGGTTTGGCTATGTCAAAAGATAA
- a CDS encoding 4Fe-4S dicluster domain-containing protein has translation MSKDNAQYGILIDYEYCTNCHTCEVACKKELGLPVGQFGIKVLEDGPRENVYGKWSWTYLPLPTELCNLCEDRVKEGRLPTCVHHCQSGIMYYGTLEELSKKLVEKPNMVLFSR, from the coding sequence ATGTCAAAAGATAATGCTCAATACGGGATTCTCATCGATTATGAATACTGTACCAATTGTCATACCTGTGAGGTAGCCTGCAAAAAGGAATTAGGGTTACCTGTCGGACAATTTGGCATCAAAGTATTGGAAGACGGACCCCGGGAAAATGTTTACGGCAAATGGTCCTGGACCTATTTGCCCTTACCCACAGAGTTATGCAATCTCTGTGAAGACAGGGTGAAGGAAGGCAGGTTGCCGACTTGTGTCCATCATTGCCAGTCAGGAATCATGTACTACGGGACCCTTGAAGAGCTATCCAAAAAGCTGGTTGAAAAACCAAACATGGTTTTATTTTCAAGGTAA
- a CDS encoding L-lactate permease gives MGMGFLSIMTLLPIIVIFLLIAWRNTPVHIASLIGWALCVMIALAFFSTSLAVSIRASLAGVVQSFPVTIVCAATLLQICFMEETGALRRICTFLKTVAITNKASQIMIINLGAGTTLVSAGATPVAVLPPVLRGLGYSNFMAIALPALGFDALCTYSMLGAPLVAFSDITGVSLIEASQIFALYLPIISTLIAFAMLYLVGGTELMKAGFFPALSGGLIAGLTAVAIAYVPALHPGIVLTGVIAGVLVILVECLYLKVKGYKILDRSVLNDEDLQVEKERRLLAAFSPWLLTISLLFFVNFYQPVHDFLTLRLGMPVQIIPGQKIYLRVFWNAYFWVLVGTIVSAIWLKPTGTQIKGSLSKFGKRAPKPLISLTVFFALGLLMNNTGLQPVGEVWQVTDAMHNMVSVLALESARIFGWVYPLIVAPLGLFGGFVTSSEAAALGMFAKYNFIAAKELFLNPLVVAAATGIGAGLASVISPGKLQNAAAVIDAVGEEQAVIRKVFPICLGMIIVASLLCFVFSKFI, from the coding sequence ATGGGCATGGGTTTTCTAAGTATCATGACCTTACTTCCCATCATCGTCATTTTTCTTCTGATTGCCTGGAGAAATACGCCTGTTCATATTGCTTCACTGATCGGCTGGGCTCTCTGCGTTATGATTGCTCTGGCCTTTTTCTCAACTTCTCTTGCGGTCAGTATCAGAGCCAGCTTGGCAGGCGTCGTCCAGTCATTTCCGGTTACTATCGTGTGTGCCGCTACTTTACTGCAAATTTGCTTTATGGAGGAGACCGGTGCGCTAAGGAGAATTTGTACTTTCTTAAAGACGGTAGCGATTACCAATAAGGCTTCACAAATCATGATCATCAATCTTGGCGCCGGAACCACCTTGGTTTCTGCCGGTGCAACACCGGTGGCGGTTTTGCCTCCCGTCTTAAGAGGCTTAGGGTATTCCAACTTTATGGCCATTGCTCTCCCGGCCCTTGGCTTTGACGCCCTTTGCACTTACTCCATGCTTGGTGCCCCACTTGTCGCTTTTTCCGATATAACAGGAGTCTCCCTGATTGAAGCGTCGCAAATATTTGCTCTCTATCTGCCGATCATCTCCACCTTAATCGCCTTTGCCATGCTGTATTTGGTGGGGGGAACCGAGCTGATGAAGGCAGGATTCTTCCCGGCGCTGTCAGGCGGTTTGATCGCCGGTTTAACAGCGGTCGCCATAGCCTATGTGCCCGCCCTTCATCCAGGCATCGTCTTAACCGGGGTGATTGCCGGAGTCCTGGTGATCCTGGTTGAATGCCTGTATCTCAAAGTAAAGGGCTATAAAATTCTTGATCGCAGTGTTCTTAACGATGAGGATTTACAGGTCGAGAAAGAAAGACGTTTATTGGCTGCCTTTTCGCCTTGGCTCCTGACGATTAGCCTTTTATTTTTTGTTAATTTCTATCAGCCTGTTCATGATTTCTTAACCCTCCGCCTAGGAATGCCGGTTCAAATCATTCCTGGTCAGAAGATTTACCTCCGGGTATTTTGGAACGCTTATTTTTGGGTTTTGGTCGGCACAATCGTTTCCGCCATCTGGTTGAAGCCAACCGGCACCCAAATTAAGGGAAGCCTGAGCAAGTTTGGCAAGCGGGCACCGAAACCTCTGATCTCCCTGACTGTTTTCTTTGCCCTTGGCTTATTGATGAACAACACCGGGTTACAGCCTGTTGGAGAGGTTTGGCAGGTTACGGATGCCATGCATAATATGGTTTCCGTTCTGGCCCTCGAATCGGCAAGGATCTTCGGCTGGGTTTATCCATTAATTGTCGCACCCCTTGGTCTTTTTGGCGGGTTTGTTACATCCAGTGAAGCTGCCGCCCTGGGGATGTTTGCCAAATACAACTTTATTGCTGCTAAGGAACTCTTCCTGAATCCTTTAGTGGTGGCAGCCGCCACTGGGATCGGAGCCGGGCTGGCCAGCGTAATTTCTCCCGGAAAACTTCAAAATGCGGCTGCCGTCATTGATGCAGTAGGGGAAGAGCAAGCCGTGATCAGAAAGGTTTTCCCAATCTGTCTAGGCATGATCATTGTTGCCTCCCTATTGTGCTTTGTGTTCAGTAAATTTATATAG
- a CDS encoding FAD-dependent oxidoreductase, producing the protein MSKEKKEELKRERLSRRDFLKNAGIMTAGTAVGAGFLLSGCSQDAQGGTEAKLQAAEAKPWLPEKWDKETDVVVVGTGCGLAAAIEAKNAGADVIILEKNDWVGGLYKTAGGHAILGGTRIQKEAGMQDSLEDWFEDEMKASGYRGVPELIRTYVERGPELIEWMESMGFKWYPTVGNSSPEVHRVGRSHYPAANPDVYDAKPNSPMSFGLAWTTVWEKKLQEMGVPILFKHRMKKVYREPGGPVLGVSAETPEGTINIKARKGVILCTGTWTDNHRMAQAWDPRVVGPDCFGDGGTPADGTLFVDSAGDGHFAAAEVGAGFSDMSFTSYIYLFYGSRSYWGWEPPDFKTAAYYADGKGIPRPAAFFERVILVKNDGVRYINEMEGARKADPAKGEAGSINENPEWPYTAKYLSLPHPRNVWAIADSESAAALKWPIEDLKNPNPKKGLMFDPACIAIADSIPELAEKMGIPAAELEKTISRYNGFVGAGKDEDFGKTALFKIAKPPFYGLKASLIRHTQRNGVRVNTKSQVIEQADQLAGYSGKAVDESISIDQEKVIPHLYAAGELGNVMGWRRPHGSLGNYATVARIAGENAAKESSWE; encoded by the coding sequence ATGTCTAAAGAAAAGAAAGAAGAACTGAAAAGGGAAAGACTTTCTCGTCGGGATTTCTTAAAGAATGCAGGTATTATGACTGCCGGTACAGCTGTCGGTGCCGGCTTCCTGCTCTCGGGCTGCAGCCAGGACGCACAAGGGGGAACCGAAGCAAAACTTCAAGCCGCTGAAGCAAAGCCCTGGCTGCCGGAAAAATGGGATAAGGAGACGGATGTCGTCGTTGTCGGTACCGGTTGCGGTTTAGCCGCGGCGATTGAGGCTAAAAATGCGGGAGCAGATGTGATCATCCTTGAAAAAAATGACTGGGTAGGCGGACTGTATAAAACCGCCGGAGGTCATGCTATTTTGGGCGGTACACGGATTCAAAAGGAAGCGGGAATGCAGGATTCGTTGGAAGACTGGTTTGAGGATGAAATGAAAGCCAGTGGATACCGGGGCGTTCCGGAACTGATTCGCACGTATGTTGAAAGAGGGCCGGAGCTCATCGAATGGATGGAATCTATGGGCTTTAAATGGTACCCCACTGTAGGGAATTCCAGTCCGGAAGTGCACCGGGTGGGCCGCTCCCACTATCCGGCAGCCAATCCTGATGTTTATGATGCTAAACCCAACAGCCCCATGAGCTTTGGTTTGGCCTGGACCACAGTCTGGGAGAAAAAGCTGCAGGAAATGGGGGTTCCGATTCTTTTCAAACACCGGATGAAGAAAGTTTATCGCGAGCCCGGCGGTCCGGTTCTGGGCGTATCTGCAGAAACTCCCGAAGGTACGATTAATATCAAAGCCCGTAAAGGGGTCATCCTTTGTACAGGAACCTGGACCGACAATCATCGCATGGCTCAGGCCTGGGATCCGCGGGTCGTGGGGCCGGATTGCTTCGGTGACGGCGGCACCCCGGCTGACGGCACACTGTTTGTGGACAGCGCCGGGGACGGTCACTTTGCCGCTGCGGAAGTAGGAGCCGGTTTCAGCGATATGTCCTTTACTTCCTATATTTATCTCTTTTACGGCTCCCGGTCCTATTGGGGATGGGAACCGCCCGATTTTAAAACAGCAGCGTATTATGCCGATGGCAAGGGAATTCCCCGTCCTGCCGCATTCTTTGAGCGGGTTATTTTGGTGAAGAATGACGGTGTCCGTTATATTAACGAAATGGAAGGGGCCAGAAAAGCTGATCCTGCTAAAGGTGAAGCGGGAAGTATTAATGAGAACCCCGAATGGCCCTATACTGCGAAATATCTTAGTCTGCCCCATCCTCGGAATGTCTGGGCGATAGCCGACTCCGAAAGTGCGGCAGCCTTGAAGTGGCCAATTGAGGATTTGAAGAATCCTAACCCCAAAAAGGGTCTTATGTTTGACCCGGCTTGCATCGCCATAGCCGACAGTATTCCTGAACTGGCTGAAAAGATGGGAATTCCTGCGGCAGAATTGGAAAAGACCATCAGCCGTTACAACGGTTTCGTGGGTGCAGGCAAGGATGAAGACTTTGGCAAAACCGCCCTGTTTAAAATTGCCAAACCACCTTTTTACGGGTTGAAAGCATCCTTGATCCGTCATACCCAACGCAATGGTGTCCGGGTTAATACAAAATCCCAGGTCATTGAACAGGCTGACCAACTTGCCGGATACAGCGGCAAAGCAGTTGACGAAAGCATCTCTATTGACCAGGAAAAAGTCATTCCTCATCTCTATGCTGCAGGGGAGTTAGGCAATGTCATGGGGTGGAGACGTCCTCATGGTTCTTTGGGGAACTATGCCACTGTTGCCCGCATCGCCGGGGAGAATGCCGCTAAAGAGAGCTCTTGGGAGTAG
- a CDS encoding sigma-54 interaction domain-containing protein, whose product MPDTKENLHDAHNLILTNTGWEQLLECKKFFLKNHTLDPKEYACIRLEVAESWLRSHDLGVNPYKSSLAEHLNSNEIARILAENKDLIEITKAVFVDLKIKDIMTSNYALYLFDKNGVLLSHEGEKIKLISADYPESSIVGQVWSEATVGTCAHVLSMHLKKPVYIVGPEHYCTVFQNSCTSAAPLTNEDNEIIGYLVVSYHIDFPLSHDSYYLSTYPLGLITAMAVAVENKLRFTKSYQLLKSAHHMQEVILSVIEEGIIITDNRGKIITINKEVVNIFNTAEEEIIGRTIDRFLGPQIGEAVRNNETVDIEEAICSNNHDKSYLVLIRPLDKHGNYPNGAVLRVNPMEIINALVTNRTGAFATYTFDKIIGKSKAIKETISLGKRFSLSNENILLTGESGTGKELFAQAIHNAHRPQGPFIAVNCAAMPRELIESELFGYEGGSFTGAERRGRAGKIELAHGGTLFLDEIGDMPLEVQAILLRVLEDKKVMRIGGHTYKKVDFRLVAATNKDLERMSHENLFRSDLFFRLSILSIQLPPLRKRDNDVEVLANYFIGKYCAKIKRKAPLISEEALEVLKSYGWPGNVRQLENSVIYAVNLAQGDLIQCRHLPESLYAASSSPAENYRDPPGMTGSYTLENIYKIDVMEKILIENALYKTRNNITKASELLGMAKSTLYRKAKELNIDMGTFKNSD is encoded by the coding sequence ATGCCAGATACTAAAGAAAATTTGCATGATGCACATAATTTAATTCTAACCAACACAGGTTGGGAGCAACTACTGGAATGTAAAAAATTCTTTTTAAAAAACCATACCCTTGATCCCAAGGAATACGCTTGTATTAGGCTTGAAGTAGCAGAATCCTGGTTGCGCTCTCATGATTTAGGAGTCAATCCTTATAAAAGCAGTCTTGCCGAGCATTTGAATTCCAACGAAATAGCCAGGATCCTGGCTGAAAACAAAGACCTGATTGAAATTACCAAAGCCGTTTTTGTTGATTTAAAAATAAAGGATATCATGACTTCCAATTATGCGCTTTATTTATTTGATAAGAATGGTGTCTTGCTGAGTCATGAGGGAGAAAAGATCAAGTTAATTTCTGCGGATTACCCAGAGAGTTCCATAGTGGGCCAGGTATGGTCGGAAGCAACCGTCGGTACCTGTGCACATGTTTTAAGTATGCATCTAAAGAAGCCGGTATATATTGTCGGGCCCGAACACTACTGTACTGTCTTTCAAAATTCCTGTACATCTGCAGCACCTCTGACCAATGAGGATAACGAAATCATCGGCTACCTGGTTGTAAGCTACCATATTGATTTTCCCTTGTCCCACGACTCCTATTATTTAAGCACCTATCCCCTGGGTCTCATCACAGCTATGGCGGTAGCCGTAGAAAACAAGCTGCGTTTTACCAAGAGCTATCAATTGCTGAAAAGCGCTCATCATATGCAGGAAGTAATTTTATCCGTGATTGAGGAGGGAATAATTATTACGGATAACAGGGGGAAAATAATTACGATCAACAAAGAAGTGGTCAATATCTTCAATACTGCCGAAGAGGAGATCATAGGCAGGACTATTGATCGCTTTTTAGGCCCCCAGATTGGTGAGGCGGTTCGGAACAATGAAACCGTTGATATTGAGGAAGCCATTTGCAGCAATAATCATGACAAAAGTTATTTAGTGCTCATACGTCCTCTTGATAAACATGGCAACTATCCCAACGGTGCGGTTTTGAGAGTTAATCCTATGGAAATAATCAATGCCCTTGTTACCAATCGAACGGGAGCCTTTGCTACCTATACCTTTGATAAAATCATTGGTAAAAGCAAAGCCATCAAAGAAACGATTTCCTTAGGAAAACGCTTTTCCTTATCCAACGAGAATATCCTTCTGACTGGCGAGAGTGGAACAGGTAAAGAGCTTTTTGCTCAAGCCATCCATAATGCCCATCGTCCCCAAGGGCCATTTATTGCCGTAAATTGTGCGGCAATGCCCCGGGAACTTATTGAGAGCGAACTGTTTGGTTATGAAGGAGGCAGCTTTACCGGCGCTGAACGCAGAGGCAGAGCGGGGAAGATAGAACTTGCTCATGGGGGCACCCTTTTTCTTGATGAGATAGGGGATATGCCCCTCGAGGTCCAGGCTATCCTCTTAAGAGTGCTCGAAGATAAAAAAGTGATGCGAATTGGAGGACACACTTATAAAAAGGTTGATTTCAGGCTGGTTGCAGCCACGAATAAAGATTTGGAGAGAATGAGCCATGAAAATTTATTCAGAAGTGATTTGTTTTTCCGGCTATCCATCCTTTCCATTCAGCTTCCGCCTTTAAGAAAGCGGGATAATGACGTTGAGGTTTTGGCAAATTACTTTATCGGTAAATACTGTGCCAAGATCAAGCGCAAGGCTCCCCTCATCAGTGAAGAGGCTCTTGAGGTTCTGAAAAGTTATGGGTGGCCTGGAAATGTAAGGCAACTTGAAAATAGTGTTATTTATGCAGTGAATTTAGCTCAAGGGGATTTAATCCAATGCAGGCATTTGCCCGAATCATTATATGCCGCTTCTTCTTCACCAGCAGAGAATTATAGGGATCCTCCCGGTATGACCGGCAGCTACACTCTCGAAAACATCTATAAAATTGATGTTATGGAGAAAATACTTATTGAAAACGCCCTCTATAAAACCAGAAACAATATTACCAAAGCTTCCGAACTATTAGGAATGGCTAAGTCAACACTGTATCGCAAAGCAAAAGAGCTTAATATAGATATGGGAACATTCAAGAATTCTGATTAA
- a CDS encoding amidase domain-containing protein — MKKFAIRALSFVAFITLGLLLSVPVFADSVNTSKDDIISTVEKAIALFYENKDMGANNDLSKIMDTDISSYLADKATTHQYATSLNQNDKENYSVQVKLLENEMSEDFLKLKFQVITTYNYASHYTALGERPDISTVSEVVYVVYDRVKNLITDFYCPTNYYDIAVRDEDPNISMEMATRSAYPFAITANITARQEMLKNDIYKVYEEQNSEVSSITPSRTSFLSPNAILAYARANYDKINPSSGNGTVPYFDFSVYPGNWDCTNFVSHALLAGGANVYDTGGSGISGTGWYFRSESNRSSSWSGVPELYNFLISNTHPNTPAGYSYAYSNNPGLWSVGDIVQFRFSGNSVYSHSTIITRKVYSADQSRAYAYVTGRSDPYNYNDNDPVDNMAPGGSKRTIYVYNY, encoded by the coding sequence ATGAAAAAATTCGCTATAAGAGCATTATCCTTTGTTGCTTTTATCACTTTAGGCCTGTTACTTAGTGTTCCAGTTTTCGCTGATTCTGTAAACACTTCGAAAGACGATATTATTTCAACTGTTGAAAAAGCTATCGCATTGTTTTATGAAAATAAAGATATGGGCGCTAATAATGATTTGAGCAAAATTATGGATACTGACATAAGTTCTTATCTTGCAGATAAGGCTACAACTCATCAGTATGCTACTAGCCTTAATCAAAATGATAAGGAAAATTACTCTGTTCAGGTCAAACTTTTAGAAAATGAAATGTCTGAAGATTTTCTAAAACTTAAGTTTCAGGTCATTACTACGTATAATTATGCAAGTCATTATACTGCTCTTGGGGAACGACCTGATATATCAACTGTAAGCGAAGTGGTATATGTTGTCTATGACCGTGTCAAGAATTTAATCACTGATTTTTACTGCCCTACCAATTACTATGATATAGCAGTTAGAGACGAGGACCCTAATATTTCAATGGAAATGGCAACTCGTAGTGCTTATCCTTTTGCTATAACTGCTAATATAACCGCCCGTCAAGAAATGCTGAAAAATGATATCTATAAAGTATATGAAGAGCAAAATTCTGAAGTTAGCAGTATAACACCATCGCGAACAAGCTTTTTAAGTCCCAACGCTATCTTAGCATATGCAAGGGCAAACTATGACAAAATTAATCCCAGTAGTGGTAATGGTACAGTTCCTTATTTTGATTTTTCAGTGTACCCGGGAAACTGGGATTGCACAAACTTTGTTTCACATGCATTGTTAGCAGGAGGCGCTAATGTCTATGATACCGGTGGAAGCGGCATTAGCGGTACTGGTTGGTACTTCAGAAGTGAAAGCAATAGAAGTTCTTCATGGAGTGGTGTTCCTGAGCTGTATAATTTCTTGATAAGTAATACTCATCCGAATACTCCTGCTGGTTATAGCTATGCTTACAGTAATAATCCAGGTTTATGGTCAGTAGGTGATATCGTTCAGTTCAGATTCTCTGGAAACTCTGTGTATTCTCATTCGACGATCATAACGCGTAAGGTGTATTCAGCAGATCAGTCTAGAGCTTATGCCTATGTGACAGGCCGCTCGGATCCCTATAACTACAACGACAATGATCCTGTTGACAATATGGCTCCTGGTGGAAGTAAGCGCACCATATATGTATATAATTATTAA